In Phocoena phocoena chromosome 3, mPhoPho1.1, whole genome shotgun sequence, the DNA window gtctACTATTGCCTAATAAAAGAATATCTCACAGTGTATTGCAAAGttacctcaaaataaaatatactcagtTAAATAAGGTAAAACATTGATAAGTTTTCTTAAATCACAGATTGACTTCTCTGAGAGCtatttaaataatgataaagatGGAAGGctgttttttgcttattttgaaGCCGATATTTTTAACTGATCCATCTTCTATGTATGCAGTGTTGCAGGATGGAGATGTGACAGCATACAAAATGAGGGAAAAAGTTAACGTGTACCAAAAATCCTGTCAAACCTGGTCAAAGATTTCAAGAAAACTCTTAAAGGACATTTTATAGTTCTGCATTTCGCCCTAGCATagtaatttatgaaaattaactcGTCCCTTTTACTCTCTCCCTCTCGGCCCAAGGACgcataaataatatttatcagGGTTTTGTCCTTAGTCACAGTCCCTCAAAGGGGCCCAGTTTCACCTACACTGCGTGGGAGGCTGGGCAGCAACCCCACGCTTCCTGTCAAGGATTCCTGGGGCTACAGCCTGAACGTGGTCTAGCCCGTTTCTTCTTTATGCTAATTCTGCCCTCCTAGCCCCTCTCGGCGGGCGTCTGAAGGCCAAGGTGAGACCCTCCCGGGAGATGAAAGGCCTATCGCCTCCTAAGAGATGCGGGCGGAACGGGGGCGCGGGGCAGGGTGACAGGGTGGTAGCGACACTGACAACGACGCTGAGGGCCCTAAGTTGGAGCTGACGCAGGCCCTACAGGGTTCCCTCCCCGCCTGAGCCTGGCTTCCGCCCTCAGAGCCCAACAAGGGAGAAGTCCTCCCGGGGGCGCTACCGGCGGTGAGTGGAGGAAGGGTGGGCAAAGAGGCCGCAGGCAGCCCCCTCCTCAGACGCGCCTCAAGGCCTGGGCCGTGGGCTGTTGACGCGCCAACGGCGGGGAGGGCGCGCGCACGCGCGAAATGGGGGGCGGAGGGAGCGCGCTcggctgccgccgccgctgcaACTGAAACGGAGGAACGCGAGGGCGGAGGGCGCGAGCCACGGGAGGAGTGTGGGGGGGAGATGGTGGGTAGCGGGGAGCGCGCGCTGACGTCGCCCGGAGTCACGCACGGAGCGCCGGGTTACGCGCCGACGTCTGGCTGCCACGACTTGCCgtctgcggcggcggcggcagcgagCGGATCCcgcaggggaaggaggaggagggagagccgAGGGGGCTGTGAGTGAGCGGGAGAAGCAGGGTGTGAGCCGGACTTGCCAGCGGGAGGGAGAACGAGTGAGAGCCGAGCCAGCCATCCgagccgcctcctcctcctcccctcggcGTCCCGCCCCCGCCTGCCAGCCCGCCCTTCTCCCTCCTCAGCCGGCAGAGCCTGAGTGAGGCGCAGCTCGGCTCGCGCCGCTGTCCAGGACAGGTGTGCGCGCGCgcgccctcctcccctccccctttcctcgcGCCCGCCTAGCGCCTGCCTCGCGcgcgccctccctccctccagcccgcGCCCTCCCTCACCTGCGGCAGGAcagcgcccgcccgcccgcctggGTAAGCCCCTCGCGACCTTCTCTGCTGCCACTGCCACAGCTTGAGGTGCCGCCCACCTTGTCCCCTCTAATTGCCCTCTTATGCCCCAGGAAtaattactgtagcattgtagacATCCCCGCACCCTTCCTCCGGGGACCCTGGTAGTGCAGCAACGCGCCCCCCTCCCTCCGGAGCGCACGAACGAACGAACTCCTTCCCACctccaaaaaagaagaaaatcacacgcccctttaaaaaaaaaaaaaagcaatcctaCCTCCTCTGGCGCTGGAGACCACCAGTGGTGCCGTTTGCTTAGCAATGCCTGAGCCCCATTCCCCCTGACCACCTTTGCCTGGGGCCTGGGACAGTTCGCCAAACCTGGCCGACACTCCCTGCACAGCAACCctggcaggagaggagaggaaggaggcttCTAGGCTCCACTACCAACCCCTCCTTTCCTCTGTTcaacccccgccccacccccgcaaTGCATACACCCTCCCAGTGTgcgttgtaaaaataaaaaagaatacactgGTGCTGACAGCGCAGACGAAGCCAGGCCCAAAGATGGGTGGCCCGAACAAGGCATTTTTGCTGCCCCACAGAGCTAGGTCAGCTCCACAGTCTCCTCTGCCTTTGTCCGAGGGCAAAACGGACGGATGTGAAGTTAGAGGGTCTCCCCTTTGAGCGACGGTAGGCCCCGGCAGCGGTTATGTCTATAGGGGAAGGGACCCCAACAAATATATTTGTCTTGAGCCTGATCTTGGGTAGAGAAAGGCCCAAGAGTCCGGCTGGGAAAACTTTCTTTGGTTCGTTGCTGTCTACCCCTGAATAAATGCTACTTTAATTTCCGTTGTCTCTGCGGGACCCTCTTGAGGCTTCTAATTCGTTCTTATATGGGCCCCTTTACGTTTCTGTCGGGCCAGGCGCTTTTGGACAGCTTTTTGCAGCGGTGTCTCTGCTGGTGTCCCGTGTCCTTGGAAGGAAGCCCCAGTGCTTTATAATAGGCTGAATTTGGTTTGACATCTTTTGGTAGATtgtcagaggagaaaaggaattttttgattACTTCAAGACCCTCACTGTTCCCCGCCCAAACTGACGTTTTCGAATTGCGGCTTTGAAAATTGGAGTGTTGACTAGAGTGTGGAGAGAGTTGCTGATTTCATTCCTTTGGGTACTAGTAAAACCATTTAAGAATCAGCCGAAAGAGAGGGAGCTGTTGACATTTGCATCGGTTCTGTTTGGACCTTTTGGGTACATAAAATGTCGGGTTCTCTGAATCTTTTATCGAATTTAGAATGTGTgctacatttatttaattcttctgcaAATGCTTAAAATAACATTTGGGGAAATGTGAGGATTCTATCACATGGATTGTTCTCttcagattttaaatgtttaattcatATCTTTAACCCTAAACATTGAAATAGCATTGGAGAGGCATAATTTTAAAGATTAGATGAGCTATAGAAAGggaatagacttttaaaaaatggtcggTGAAATACTATTAGTCGTTGTTGTTAAATGTTAAGATTTACTTGAGAGTTTCCCTTAATTTTCCTGGTAGCTAGCCATGAGAAGAAATGGGTAATTCCTCCACTTTGAACAGTTACAGTACAACATTCCAGTTAGTTTTAATGATTTGGGTATTGAAGATAATTGTCTGGTTTAAGACAGGCATTTAACCTAAGTAGCACTTGAAAACACAAGTTCTAatgtttttgcttctcttttatttGGGAAATCTGTGATTCTGTGAAATATTAATGAGCGTATTGTTTCTGTTGGGAACTCCGTAATCAAAAGGGTTTATTACCCAAAGGTAGATCCCCTCTCTCCaagtttattttgtaaatgtgtatgttaatttttacttttagattTAGATCATTTCAGACCGTATTTCAGGCTGAGGAAAAtgaggttttttccttcttgttcaGCCTAGTATCTGTTTCTCTTGTGAACAGTTTTTTGTTGGTAAGATTTTGTTAAAGATGTAGAGATAGAgggattaaaaataaagcaatctCTATTCTTGAAATGTGTGTGTAGTGTTAATAAGAGAGCACACTAAATCTAGAGACGTTtattaggttttaaaaatataagcaaactttgaggaggaaggaaatattttttgatagttCTTTCATTAACACAGATATTTTGTGCATATTAATATATTTcgttttccctttgtttttcctACATTGTATtgcaattataattttaattttacaactATTTGGTTTAAAATGACAATGCAAACATCTAGACACTAGAACTGGCTTTTCATTTACCAAGTTAGCATATTGTTTTGGTAATTAACAAATAGCTAGGTGTGTTTTTAAATCCACAACTTTGCTAATGGATTTTCAATGTTAGGATGCAAATTTAACTTTGAAGTTCTGTTTAAGGTTAAACTCTTTGTTTTAAGACTTTTCTCTCAGACTGCCTTTTAAGGGTACTATATTCTGTAGCCTACGGAAAGCCGCCTTTCACCACCCCCTCCATTCTGACCAAAAGCCCACACTTACAGGCTTATCCTGAAATAAACTCTCTTGTTTGAGTAGTGAAAATGTGTTAAATATCCTATTTATCATTGTATTATTTTGGGAAAGGCATTATTAACCTTGTTTGCTTTTAGATACATTTATAAAGTAGGCAAGAAGCTAATAGATAAAGgcaaaattttatacatatataataaaaaacatgaaataagtaAGAACATATTTATGTGGAGAGATCCAGGTCTCAGTTGTTTACTGATTTGAGCTTAAAATTCCCAGTTTATGCGTGCAAATGATATTTAACTTGTGTTTTGTCTAGAAACTTCATCAATTGCCTCTGCGCTGGGGAACTAAGAACTCAGTTCCTGGTGACAGTCACTTTTTCAGAAAATCAGGGCATTCCCAAACTCAAACCAATTCAGAGCCCCTGGACATAAACGTTTGGGACAGAGGGCAAGAAATTTAGACTCCAAAGTTGGTTCAAGAAGGCGGGCAGTTTCGAGCCCTACTTTTTTGTCCTGGGGGAAGCGATCATTAGCATGGAAGAGTGACAGGGACCGGCAGGCGCGTGCCCCCTTATCGCAGCCCCACTGGCCTTGCTGCTTTGAGTTCTCCTGAGGGGTCAAGGGCTTGGTTCAGCGCGAAGTAAACCCTTGAGGAAGAATAGCGGCTCTTCTAGAGCGGTCTTAACCAGGTCGTAGTAGTCTCAGCTTACAGGTGGAAGCGTAATGCCCCGCCCAGTTCTGTGCGGAGACCCTGCCACTCAGCCTTTGAGACCCTGTTTGGGGCCGGGGTCTATCCAGGGTCCTGATCGCTACCGTGCAAACCTAGAGGAGCCGCCGCTTCTTACACATGTATTTCTGTGTGGTGGGAAGTGCACCAACAGTTCCTATATCTCCTTCCCGACAGActtggggacaggggagggagtgCAGAAAAATCAGCACTGAAAGGGTACTACGCAGTGCTAGAGGATGACCCTAAACTAAGGGGAAGTTCTTTATGGGGCCCAAAATCTGGATTTCTATCTCTCACAGTGGGCCTCCTCTTCAGGGAGCCATTTCAGGAACAGCTGGATAGGTGGGTGGTTCTGAGGCTGGTTCACAGGACTATCCCAGTTTTCTTCTTGGGAGCCAGGGTGCTCTGccctgtttcttcctctttagCGGGAGGTAGCGAACGTCAGCCCAGAGCTGAAGTAGCTAATGCTGGGTTGAATGGGGCCCTTGCTAAGAGAAAAAGGTAGCTGTGAATACTTAGCAGGCAGGTTTGCCCAGGAGATGAAGGGATATATCAGGGGGCTTTAAGGTCTCAAGCATTGACAAAGCTTATGCCCTGGGCTGGTCTGGGTTTCTTTATCATTAGTCCTCTCTTTACCCCTCTCTTTTCCAGGAAGCTTGGGCAGCCAGGTACTCAGATGTCTTGGGAGCTAAGAGTGAGGGAGGCAAGTCTCTTTACTTttgggggcaggggttggggggtgttAAATGGGAATGGAGCCTACAGATGAGATAGGTATATGCTTCTCAGGATGGAGGCAACAATCCATGCTTGAGAAAGCCAGGAATAGGGCTGTGAGGTCTGTATCACCTAAGCCCCTTGCAGAAGGTGATGGGGAGCATGTAGGGGCATAGGCAGGAGGTGCCCTGGAGACAGGCCTTAGCTTTCCCACAGCTGCTAGGACTGCAGACTGCAGTGAGGGAGTATGAGCATTTGCTATCTATCTGGAAGAAGGAAAATAGGCCCTAGTTTATGCCTCAGATCTAGGAAGAGAGAAATCTTTTATTTCTGAGCCCCTTCCTGAGACCAGAGAAGACCCCCTTTAGCTTTCACTGGCTTAGCTGTCATTGGTAATGGTCGGTAACCTAGCTGTCTGCCTAAAAACCAGCGATCatttaatgttttactttttgagaGATGGGGGCTCTCCTTGACACTTAGGAGTTTCTGGGAGGAGGAGTAAAAGGGGCGAGCGAACCTGCGTTAATGAATCCCGTAAGGAACTGCGTTTCCCAGGAAATTCCTGACATTTTTAGCTCGTGAATTTCCTAAAGCCTGCTTGGTTTTCTCTTCCATCTGGGTCCTTCCAGAGAGGAAGAGTGGGCTAGGGGCTGAAGGCTCGGCAGGGCCTGGTTTATCCGCAGAGCTGGCCGGCAACCCAGGCTGGGCTCAGCCCTGAACAGGGTGCCCCCCTTCCCCAAATctcagaaggaggagggggaggcaggcGGGCAGTCGTTGTCCCAAAGGGGGCTGGTTGAAGGTTTTGGGGTgagtgtggggtttctttttgattGTTGCTTGGGGAGAAGGGCAGAGCCAACGGGAAAAGGCACTGCGGGCACCCCGGCCCTGGTGCGGCTGCCGTCCTCTGCTCGGCTCCCCCCTGCCGGTGAgtgcgcccgcccgcccgcccgacTGTGCGGGGCTgcggttggggggaggggggagcgggATCATCTGAGGCCAGAGCCGCTGCCGTGCGCGGGGAGGGGGAGCGGCGGGAGCGAGGGGAGGGATAGGGCTAGGTGTCTGGTGCTCCGCGCCACTGCTGCCGGCGCCCCGTCCTCATCCCTGGCAGCCCCTTCTGCAGCTAAGGTTTACTGCTGCACCACCTCTCCTCTTCCTCGCCCGCCTCTGCGGCCAGGGCTCTGCGGTAGGAGACAGTCCAGTCAAGTGACGGGTGGGCCGATCTGGGTCTGGATGGGGCccgctggggagggggtggccgTGACTCGGTGTCCCCTCTCTGCAGCGGGCTCAACTGCGCTGCGCGGGCCCCTCCCCCCACATCTTCTTTGGGGTCACTGGAAAGCAGAGCTCAGGCCCACTCCCTGTGCTTAGTATGGCAGTCCCCTTCTCACGCCAGTCCCCCAACTCCCCGGGCCGAGGCCGCTCAGGGTCTGGCCAACAGCAACAGCCACAGTGGTGGCGGCAGTGGCGGCAGCAGCTGCGACGCGGCGCGTTCtagtcccccccccaccccaaccagggGTGCGGGGTGAGGGCCGGTGGGTGGGCGCCGCCTGGCGGGCGGGCGGATGGGGGACTGGCAACGGGGAGGGGGTGCGGGTCACGTGCTGGCGGTCGGGTGGGCGCGTACAGTAGGGCGCCCGGCTACTGTACTGGGGAGTCAGTGCCCTGTTACCGGGTCTCGTCTGTCTCGTCTCTCCCGCAGATCTCGCGAGAGTGGCTGACTGGCTGTGGGGGTTGCGGCGGCAGCAGGCGGAGCCGGGGAGGGAAAGCAGCGGCGGCTGAGGCGACTGAGGCGGCGGCGGGCGGAGCGGCAGGCGGCGGCAGCGCGGCGGCGGAGCGCAGCATCATGGCGGACCGAGACAGCGGCAGCGAGCAGGGTGGTGCGGCGCTGGGCTCGGGCGGCTCCCTGGGGCACCCGGGCTCGGGCTCGGGCTCCGGCGGGGGCGGTggtggcggcgggggcggcggcggcggcagtggcggcggcggcggcggggccccGGGGGGGCTGCAGCACGAGACGCAGGAGCTGGCCTCCAAGCGGGTGGACATCCAGAACAAGCGCTTCTACCTGGACGTGAAGCAGAACGCCAAGGGCCGCTTCCTGAAGATCGCTGAGGTGGGCGCGGGCGGCAACAAGAGCCGCCTCACTCTCTCCATGTCAGTGGCCGTGGAGTTCCGCGACTACCTGGGCGACTTCATCGAGCACTACGCGCAGCTGGGCCCCAGCCAGCCGCCCGACCTGGCCCAGGCGCAGGACGAGCCGCGCCGGGCGCTCAAGAGCGAGTTCCTGGTGCGCGAGAACCGCAAGTACTACATGGATCTCAAGGAGAACCAGCGCGGCCGCTTCCTGCGCATCCGCCAGACGGTCAACCGGGGGCCCGGCCTGGGCTCCACGCAGGGCCAGACCATTGCACTGCCCGCACAGGGGCTCATCGAGTTCCGCGACGCTCTGGCCAAGCTCATCGACGACTACGGAGTGGAGGAGGAGCCGGCCGAGCTGCCCGAGGGCACCTCCTTGACTGTGGACAACAAGCGCTTCTTCTTCGATGTGGGCTCCAACAAGTACGGCGTGTTTATGCGAGTGAGCGAGGTGAAGCCCACCTACCGCAACTCCATTACCGTGCCCTACAAGGTGTGGGCCAAGTTCGGACACACCTTCTGCAAGTACTCGGAGGAGATGAAGAAGATTcaagagaagcagagggagaagcGAGCTGCCTGTGAGCAGctccaccagcagcagcagcagcagcaggaggagaCCGCCGCTGCCACCCTGCTACTGCAGGgtgaggaagaaggggaagaagattGATCAAACTGAATGGAACCCCccccacatgcatacacacacacacacacacacacacacacacacagcgccacacacagagaaaatatactgtaaagaaagagagaaaataaaaagttaaaaagttaaaaaaaaaaagaactgttaacTCCAAGGGAGCACCACCCACAGAACCTCCACCAACTGACAGTTTCTCTTCTTGACTTGCCACCCATCGCTGGATGTTGTCCACTTTATCCACCATATAAAACAGTAAGCAgctgctaaaaacaaaaaacaaaaaaaatacaaaaagtaatAACATTATATGAACTGTGTTTCctacttgattaaaaaatataaagaactgagTGTTTATTTCCCTAATTAACCAAGAACTTTTGTACACGtttaagctattattattaaaagtgTTTGCAAAATGGTCAAGATTAtaatattgctgaattctataAAAGTCCTTTTCATGTTGAGCTAACATTTGACTTTAGCACAAAAAAGAGATATTTTAGAACacgtaaaataatatttttagttttttctcattttgttaccAAATTTCAAACCTTACATGGAGGTTATTATAGTATATTTGACACCCTATATACCTGTGATtagagatgtgtatatatatgaggGCTAGGCATGCTGTGTGTCTGAGCTTTGTCTAAATGTTATGCAGAAGTTTGTAGAGTTAAAGGTACGTAGGTTAATTCATGCAAGGTAAACAATAAGTGCTCTCTTTTATACAATATGCATTGCATCTGGaccttaaacatttaaaaatggtcagTGAAACTTCTGTGAACatgaagaaattattaaaaaaggcatttaaatgaaatttgctAAGTTGTGATTTTTACGGTTGGAACCAAAGTTATTcaagtagtaaaagaaaaaagagaaagaaagaaaaggaaatctcccataatatttttctgcatctgtttgcTTTGACTGAGTAGGCGTTTTGTCACTATTGTGTATATGAGATGTACTTGTATCgttcataatatattttttttattatgtgtagaaagattttaaaaacttaactaACGTGCAGCAATTTCCAGTGAACCTGTACTTGGACATCAGGTAGTGAGTCTATTTGTGGTCACTAGCACTGTCTCCTAAACTTATAAGAGGTCTGAAGCTATCCTTTGATTTTTGCCAGTGCTATTAACTTATGTAGACCCGTTAAAAAGCAGAGCAACACAATTATAGTTATCCTACTGAGCCATGGATTCTGagcttcattttaaaagtgaaagcCAAGTTGGTGTATGTAAAGGATTTCCATGTAGCTGTGGTGCTAGTTATTACTGGCTACATTATATGCTAAGTGTATTTGTGTTCCCCAAGTGTACAAGCCTTCTATCAAAAGTATGTTCTATAACTCATATATTCAAGGTGTAGGGTATGAAAATGCAAAGCTTAGGAGAGCACTTTACTAAGCTGGTGTCCTCCCAACTGAAATTGTTTGTAACGATAGTCTTTTACAGGTTTTCATTTAAAGATGTTCGTGTGCTTTTAATTGACAACTAACTTCTTGCTGCtgtatagtaaaatattaatatatttttatcattaaactGCTGCATGACTATCATCTTTGAGTGaagagaaaatgttataaaaaaagATGCCTTAAACAGTACATTTTGGTTTGGAATTCTGTAGAAagtattttggttttaaaaaaatggatcttGTCTGACATAAAGAGTTCTGGggatggaattgttttcttggcAAATCCAGCCATATAGATCTAACTGCTGTATGTAGAAGACACCACCTGTAGGAGCTGGAAGGTATCAGTGCTTCTCACATTGTAAAGCATTGGCCTAGGAAGGTGAAACAGTTGtctttgaaggattttttttttctgctggttCTTTGGGTTTTGATTTGGTATTTTTAAGCTCCCTGGTTGAGTGTGTTGTCTTTGAGATCTACTGTATGTGTTGAATAACAAGCTATTTCCATTGTACTGTGCATTTTCCCATTAAattgtttgcttttaatattcataCAATGTTTAATATGAGGTGACCGTACAATAGTTAGGAGTTTCTTTACTTACAAAATCACTGGAAATGATTAAATTgcttttccccttcccccaaggtgcatttttcttatttccatatAGTAAAGTTGAGCTTTTACAGTGCATAATGTGACATTTGGAATGCTTATCAACTGCATGTAAACATTAATAACCTGCACTTTTTTGTCTTAAGGTTTGTTGagctgttttgttcactgtacTTTAACTGTGATATGGAAAAGACTGCATTCTCTGTGCTGTTACTAGTTAGGAAAGAGAATTGCTTTGATTTTGTCTCTTGTTTACTATAGCTTTTTAAAGTTAAGCCTTGTACTACAGGTTGTTGGAGTACTCCTAGATCAGTGTTTCATAGTAGCCAGCAATAAGTAGTGCAAGTCAACAAAAAACACAGCAAACTTAGGCAAAGTGTCCTTTCTTTGAGATGTGAGTTCTTTCATGAGGTTTTCTTTAGGGTCCGAGTTACCTAAAGTGAAGCCTTTCTTAGCTATAGACTTCAGATTCTGCTTGGAATCCTACCGGATCAAGAAGCACATGTATTGTGCAATTGTCTTTACACTATAACAGTTAAACACAATCTTACTCAGATTTTGAAACCAGTGTCTGAATTATGGTCAGTGggtttaaaaagaaatccacatgCAGATCTTTTAAGACTTCTTAAGACGTGATCATAGAAAAGACAAATGACTGTAAAGATGCTCTTTTTTTGCATCTCACTTTACCTCCCCAAGTCCCCTCCCAacctttccttctcccctctcctgttTCATCCttttcccacccttccccccaggtGCTCGGTACTTTACCAAGGTTCTATTTCTCAGTGTTTTATGTTGgagtttttccttgtttttattttactagtTGGTAAACCCTGTTTGTGctgaaacaaaaaaggaaatggtaTATTTGACCATATGTTTTATTCATAGAAGACAGTATGATCAAATGTgccaaaaacaagtaaacaaaacttAATTCATGACAAGTATGCCTTATTTTTAATGATCTGCTTTGTCTTACAATTAAGGTCCAAGAACTTGGTTAAACTGTATTATTTGCCTAAGTATAAAAGAACACTTGAAATGCATTGCGTTCTTTAAAATGAGAGACATTGTCAAGTAATTTAATCCAGAGATCAGCCACCAGATTTGAAATGCCCATGTAAGTGTGTGTGCTTTAGTGTTGTtcgtttttttgggtttttttgttttttcttttaagtcaccAAATCTTTTTCTAAGCTACTTTTTATTTGTGCCTCCTATTTATCATGCTGATGTTGGAAACAGCAGTCATCCAGCCACAGAGGGAGCTAAAGTTAACTAACCAGAACTGTAGAAATCATTATACATGCCTTTGACAACAAAGGAAGTTCATAAGAAAAGCCATGTTGGCTTTTCCTCCACTAGATACAGATTGGAGGTAGATGAATATTtgccaaatggaaaaaaagacaatgtgAGTCAGGAAAGACAAACTTTTCCAGCTTCTCAAAAGCCATGGAGAGTAGAAACCAAAACCAACAGGGAAATAAAAAACCTTGAAAGTCTCACTTTCTAGTTGTCCCATTCAGGGGTTGAAATTTGACTCAAAGTGAAAAATGTATCAATGTGTTTTTTAGGTCTTCACATGTAGAGATGGATAACTATTCCAGTTTGATTTTTCAGGTAATGGAGAAAGCTGCTAGTAATTTTAACCCCTGCCTAAAGAAGATAATTTCATTTGGGAGCAAATACTTGTTGCCTTGAAAAATAGCACTGTAATAGCCTATGATAATTAGTTATAGAATAACCTTTATCCCTTTTAAACTATGCAAATTATTAAATAAGTGTAAATTAGGACTCAAAGATAGTTGATTATATTGCAATCAGATGGCATTCACAAACTTAACTGGAGCATATACAAATAAAATCTATTAGTCTAAGAGTTTTGTATgctaacagaaaaatataatttagctACCTATTCTAAAAATGGtgaatattattaatattgtaCAATAGGACTGGGAAGACTGCCTCCTTTTTTGAAGAGAGAGATTAAggatttttataattgtttttcatcaaattttaatatttttgtcaaatttttaggtatttaatttgtaaaacagTTTGCTTTGTACTGGCATACAGAAAATAGGGTattgattttaaactttttgaagCCAAGTGATCAAGTACATTTGTAATAAAAGTCAATGGATCTATATCAGTTGTActcactgttttcatttcttatacTTATTAATATAGGAATGCTGTGCTTTTTCtgcaggaaaacaactaaatttgggtggaagggaggggaaaagatAAGTCTGTTGATAATGAGAATCTGGGTGGGTACCATGGCCCAAATACTTTATGTAATCTTTAAGTCAGTTAAGATTTGGTATATTGAAAAAGATGTATAGgtcacttttttctcctttttttcttatgaagTGATGTTTGTGGGGGTTGTCTCATTCATTTTTTCTGTGCTTTAACATTTTGCATTTGGCAATGTTGAAACTTTCTAAactaacacatttttcttttacgATATTTTGGATTATCTGCCAGCCATGGTTGACCCCACCATGGGCATGATTATTTTTATCTCCCACACATGGTTCACCCTCTCTTCAATAttcccattcatttttttcatgttacacatacacacatttccaTATGATTTCAGAACGGAGATTTCTGAAATTGTTCTGGTGGCTTTCATAGCTCCACGATTTGTTTTGTTATACATGTGAACATACTTTTAAGACTTTTTCCCCCATAAAAAATGAGATACCAAATCTGatgacttttttcattttcaatatcCAGC includes these proteins:
- the PURA gene encoding transcriptional activator protein Pur-alpha isoform X1; this translates as MADRDSGSEQGGAALGSGGSLGHPGSGSGSGGGGGGGGGGGGGSGGGGGGAPGGLQHETQELASKRVDIQNKRFYLDVKQNAKGRFLKIAEVGAGGNKSRLTLSMSVAVEFRDYLGDFIEHYAQLGPSQPPDLAQAQDEPRRALKSEFLVRENRKYYMDLKENQRGRFLRIRQTVNRGPGLGSTQGQTIALPAQGLIEFRDALAKLIDDYGVEEEPAELPEGTSLTVDNKRFFFDVGSNKYGVFMRVSEVKPTYRNSITVPYKVWAKFGHTFCKYSEEMKKIQEKQREKRAACEQLHQQQQQQQEETAAATLLLQGEEEGEED
- the PURA gene encoding transcriptional activator protein Pur-alpha isoform X2; amino-acid sequence: MADRDSGSERGGGGGSGGGGGGAPGGLQHETQELASKRVDIQNKRFYLDVKQNAKGRFLKIAEVGAGGNKSRLTLSMSVAVEFRDYLGDFIEHYAQLGPSQPPDLAQAQDEPRRALKSEFLVRENRKYYMDLKENQRGRFLRIRQTVNRGPGLGSTQGQTIALPAQGLIEFRDALAKLIDDYGVEEEPAELPEGTSLTVDNKRFFFDVGSNKYGVFMRVSEVKPTYRNSITVPYKVWAKFGHTFCKYSEEMKKIQEKQREKRAACEQLHQQQQQQQEETAAATLLLQGEEEGEED